The following DNA comes from Dermacentor andersoni chromosome 2, qqDerAnde1_hic_scaffold, whole genome shotgun sequence.
GTGCAGCCggcaaaggtaatgttcaatagcctggcaagggaacaagaattcatgaccaccagtcagcctctatagagtctacgcaggagtacgtttatataATAGGCCAATTACTTAGAGGGGACTCTGACCATGAGAAAGAAACttgtagaagaataaaaatgggctctagtgcatacggcaggcattatcaaatcctgactgggaaATTAACCACAGCCGTTGACAACAGTGGTGTACAATCAATGCTTTCtatcggtgctaacatatggggcagaaactcggaggttaacaaagaagctctagAACAAGTTATAGACAGCGCAATGAGTGATAGAAcggaaaatgttaggcgtaacgctaagggacaggaagagagcggtgtggatcagcgagcaaactggtatagccgatattctagttcgATATTATGAgaaaaaagaatggagctgggcaggccatgtaatgcgtagggtaggagaccggtgcaccattagagttacagaatgggtgccacggaaagggaagcgccgtcgaggacgggATGAAATTAAGTGGGATGATGAAATTGTGAAGTTTTCGGGTGCTAGCTGGAATAAGCTAGCGCAAGATAGAGGTAATATGGATATCGCTGGGAGACCCTGTAGAAACCGtgtggccttcgtcctgcagtgtatataaaaatcggatgatgatgatgatgatgatggttatgatgatgatgatgatgatgtatatgaATTGAAGTAGCGGCTGTGGTGCCGCACCACGCGCACGGACTCCTGAAACGGCGCCGTGGCCGCCTTTCGCAGGTGGCGCAGTtcgagcggcggcagcggcgtcgacCCTTCCTGGCCGTGGCCACCGAGGCACTGGTGTCGCGGCGGCGCGGCCGGCGGTTCACCATCACgtgcggcgaaggggtgacgcaGTGCTGCAAGCAGTCGCTGTACGTGAGCTTCGAGGACCTCGGCTGGGACGATTGGATCATCGCCCCCAAGGGCTACTTCGCCAACTACTGCATGGGCGAGTGCGCGGGCCGGCCCCGGACGCCCGACATGTTCCGCTACTTCCACGCACACGTGCTCGAGGAGTACCGGCTGCGCAACCCGTACGCCTCCGTGTCGCCCTGCTGCGCGCCCACCAAGCTGTCGCCCATGTCGCTCATCTACTTCGACCGAGACCACAACATCATCAAGTCGGACCTGCCCAAGATGATTGTCGACGAGTGCGGCTGCACGTAGCGCTCGCCTGCGTAGGACTCCAAGAAATTCTTTCACGTCTCCTCCCACCgcgacgacccccccccccccttcccccatcaACCTCGGTGTGGACGGctcgctcccccctccccccgaaccCTTGTGTCCCGGATTCTGTGATACGCTGCGGatgtcgcctcctcctcgccctcctTCCTCTGCAGGAGAAGGCGGAAAGGTGCGCTCGCTACGGTGCGTTCTTCTAGTCAGTCGTCTCCGCCGCCAGGTTGCGCTCTCCTCCCACCAGCTTCAAGTGCACCGCCGGAACACGCAATACGTTGTCCTCGGTGCGGTGCTGCATACCTGTGCTCTCGACGTGGAGTGGCTACCGTCGCGTCCGGGCGGACGATGCCGCCGTCTCCCGCTGAGCGCCGACGACTCGGCGGCGAGACAGTTCGCCGCGCCGTCGCGGTGGTGGTTGTTGTCCGTATTGTGAGTGAGTGTTGTGAGGGCGCGCAGGCTCGTCGCCGTGCGGCTCGCTGTGTGTGTTCGGGGCCCCCCTCCTGGTCCCCCAAAGGTTGTGCTCGCGACGAGGTCCAGACGGGCCGCATTACGTGACCCCGCGCGCGTATTTGCGCGGGTTGCCCAAAACATGTTTTAGAGGACTGTTACGTATGttcgcgttgttgttgttgttctttttttctctctctctctctcttgctctaaGTCTTCTTTTTTGACCAATTGCTCGCAAATGTTGGAACACGAAGGACCAATATCAAAACGGGTTTCTGCTGttttcggaggttatttgagtcGACGTAAACGGCGCGTCAGACCTGTAAGGGTCAGTTATTCCAGTAGCTAATCAGTTTTTATGACGCGCCGCTAGCGCATCACTATTCTGCCCTAAGCTATCACCAGCCCTCATTCCTAGAGTTTGCGCCCTTGCAGGATACATGATAACTTATTTTGCATGATTTTTCCGCCAGAGCTCCGCAATTGTTCGCTTGCTTTTGTTTAGAACTCGGCGAAGTGCGATATCCGGCACATAGTCACTTTCTCCATAACATTATGCGAAATGATGTTACAGCACTCTGCGAAGCCGCACCTAATAACGGTCTCTTCTAGCCGAGGCAGCTGAGATTGCCTCTCTCATTTCCATCGTTAACAACGCGTATTGGTTTGGTCCCGCGTCGCCCAACAACTTGCAGTAGCAATGGTGAAGGAATCTCGTCATCCTACATGTATACCGAGGTTGCTGCGCCGCGTTGTTATACGCGCAAGTTCATTCATTGCCGACCGCTGCTCGAACACGTCGTCCCCGCGGGTCGACGACGAGTTGATCGCAATGCACCGCGGAGGAGGACGTACACGCTATGTAGGCACCCATGTCGATACTGCTCCCTCAACTTGTGCGCACTACTATTATTATATGTCTCCTCGCCCTGTACATAGCCTGTTTCTATCATGCGCCAGCAGTATAAGCGGCGTTTCACCACCGCTGCCGATCTGCGAGGGGATGACTTTGTCAACGAAAGGAGCGCCACAAGGCTTATAACGATAGCATCTGATTGAGTGcgtgctttcttcttcttcttcttctactctCTTTATTTTGACCGCAGAATAACATTTCAATTGGCGAGTGTTGCCGGTTTGGGCAAGCAAAGTCGCGGTTACGAAAACAAGCGCCGTGTGCACGTATTTATGTCTTGTGTCTGTGTCCTTGCTAAAGATGGTAGAATACCTTTACGATGCGCCATACCAACAGCCCCAAATGCCTAACCTGGAGTCTCAATGCCTCCAACTTCCAGGCTCGGCGCGATCAAAGCGCGAACCCGATGACCGACGCTGCAACGCTTGCGAACCCACCCACTTTGTCCGTGAGAGCTGTCGGTCCAGTCCAGTGACGTGCTTCACACCTCGAGAGATCAAATAGCCCGTGGTACCTATGCGTAACGTTACGAGTGGCCGTGCTGCAGACTCTTCAGCACAGACGCACTGTGCGGCGCGCCTTTCGCTAGCACAGCCTTCATCCCTCGCAGAGTTCGGTCTGTTCGTTGCCATCCATGTTTCGCCTCTCGCTGATAGCGCGCTGCGTAGAGCAGGGTTACTCTCTCCGGATGCGGAACATGCAACGGAGGTTGTCGTTGAGCGATTAATTTATACCGGTGAAAGTTTGTCGGTTAAGTGTTCAAAGTAATGGTCTGTAGGGAAGGTCTCGCGGGCTGCTCGCTGCGGTGCGCAGCTCGTTTCCGTTCTTTAATGCCGTGTGCCTGAAATTTATATTGAGGGTGAGAACAAGTGCCATATCGTAGTTAATGAGTTGAGTGACGGAGGGAGGACACTACTACGAGAAAAGGAGGTGGTAGCCTATTTAATTATTGTGCGAATTCAAGGTGTCATTTTGTTGCCCGTCAGGCGCGATTAAATACTGGAGCAGTGCTCGCGGACATCGTAGCCAGAAAGAAGTCGGACaccaaccagaaaaaaaaaatccgcacacacacacacaaaaaaaggaactaAGAGCTATTTTTGGTATGTCTCAAGAACCTCCCAGCGTGGAGGACACAACAATTATATGATGAAGTGGAGATTAATAGCGAAAAGCAAACAGCAGTCGGCAGGTGTTGATCAGCCAAACATGGGCTTAATTCTCAGGAAAGAAGTGAGCTCGATAAAATTACGCTTTCGAGGCTGACAATGCGTGGCTTAAAAAGAAATATTCACCTTTAGCAGCAGCGTACAGAAGGGTCAGCGGTGGCTCTTCCTGTGCAATTAAAGCGAGCGATGGTGCTGCTGAGAGCATGTGCACAGACCTAGCGATCCTTGGAAAAGCTCACCAGAACTCGCGCACTTGAGATTCCTCTTGTGTAACGCGCGGTATTCGTAGGTGAAGCTGTCGTCAGGGGGCACGTTTTAAACCGGTGAGTGATTCTGGCTGATAGCTATCGTTGAACGCCTCTCGTTCAACCATACCACGACAAGGAGCGTTCgcacgagaacaaaaaaagatgGCCTTTTCGTCTACGCCTTTCAATTCGCCAAGGATTCTGACGCTGCGGATGTTTTAATGCAAGCGACAATTTGTCTTAGGCGCTGATAGGAATAAGGATTGTGGTAATGAgctgcaaataatttttttttatatatgctgTAAACGGTTGTGCAGAATGTCCAAGTCGGCCCGCAAGCTAGGTTATGTATTTCATCGTTATTTACGTTTCACCTCACAGCACCTTATTACTTGCGCTAGAAATTAgctccttcttctttttcttttcttttctttttcttttcttcatctaTATCCACCAAGGTGCCGTGGTACTTTACTACTGTTATTCATAAAAACACCACCTCTTCGCAACTTACATATAATGTTGAGCTTTTTAGTCGCCCTTGGAAACATGCGTACCTGAAGTTGCgaagcttcctttctttcttttactttcttttctttctttttagctttACGCCATGCATAGCGCCACTGTATCATGATTCGCCATAGTTTCACCAGTCCACTATCCGCATTTAAAAACGCGACGCACCACACACGTGATactgagagagagaggagagataCAAAATGCGCGCGGCTGTCAAAgagacgcgcgtccggtttgctacgctgCGCAGGGAACGGGTGGTCGGAGgatggaaagaaagaagagacaaGAGTGAGAACGCCGCTACGTCCAGTAGTGCACGTCGATGCCGCAGCTCGCCACCGAGATCTGTAGGCTTCGTAAGCCGGACCGATTCGCGTGTCGtttttctcatcatcatcatcggcctatgTTATgggcactgcaggacgaaggcctctccctgacaactccaattgcccctgtcctgcgccaaccgattctaactagcacccgcaaatttcctaatttagtcgcatcacctagtcttctgccgccctctactgcgcttcccttctcttggtactcattctgtcaccctaatggtccaacggttatgtaaTCTGCGCACTACATGAGCTgcgcagcgccatttttttctcttactgtcTATTAAagtatcgtctatacccgtttgctctctgatccaaaccgctctctttctttctcttaaagttatgcctagtattattcgttccatcgctctttgtgcggtccttaacttgttctcaagctttttgtcattctccaagtctgcgccatatgtcagcaccgttaaattcactgattgtatactttccttttcaatgataacggtaagctcccagtcaggagctcacgatgtctaccgtatgcgatccaacccatttttattcttctatgaatttccttctcataatcagggttccctgtgaattattgacctaggtaaacatactccttcaccgactgtagaggctgacttgcgatcttgaacttttgttcccttgcccggttatttatcatggtctttgtcttctgcatattaatctccaaccccactcttacactctccctgttaaggtcctcaatcatttgttgtaactcgtccgcagtgttcctgaatagaacaatatcatcggcaaaccgaaggttgctgaggtattcgccgtcgatacttactcctaaaccttcccagtttaataacttgaatacttcttccaagcacgcagtgaatagcattggagagattgtctctccttgtctgacctctttctttataggtatcttcctacttttcttgtgtagaattaaggcggctgtggaatctctgtagatattttccagcgtatttacgtaagcgatctgtactccttgattacgcactgcctctatgactgctggtatctctactgaattaaatgcttttttcgtaatctatgaaagccatagagagaggcttattgtactctgcggatttctcgataacctgataaatgacatggatgtgatccattgtagagtatcctttcctgaagccagcctgttcccttggttgactaaagtccagtgttgcccttaatctattggagattattttggtaaacattttatataatactgagagtaagctaatgggcctataatttttcagttctttaacgtcgccctttttgttgatcagtataatgtttgcgttcttccagttttctgggacccttgaagtcgatagacacttcgtatagagagccgccagttttcctagcattatgtctcctccatctttgattaagtcgactgttattccatcctctcctgccgcttttccccatttcatgccttgcaaagcccttctgacctcatctctagttatagaagAAGTTTCTGTATAGCATTCATtgctgttcattattgtttcgaatggagtactcctgaatcctctgggtactgtacaggtcagtgtagaattcttccgctgcttttattataccttcgagattgctgatgatattaccctgtttcTCTTTCagagcatacatcttggtttgtcctacgccaagtttccttctcactgatttcagtctgcgtccatttttacggcttcttcagtctttctcacgttataaatTCTAATATCACTtactttcgctttgttgatcagttttgacagttccgcgaattctatcttatcttttgagttgggcactttcattttttgtcgttttttattaggtcctttgttacttgggagagcttgcctacttgttgccttggtgccttgcctcccacttcaattgctgcctctgaagccagcctcgttacagtttcattcattacctctatgccatcatgatcatccctctgttctaaggctgcatattggtTCTCGTCATATGGCCACTTCGCACGGAGAAACTGCGTGAGGTCCGTCCGGATGTAAATGACCACCAAGCTGTGCTCGTCGCACGTTGAAGAGTTGACGCAGTCGTAGTCAGATACCAGACACGATATCTGAT
Coding sequences within:
- the Actbeta gene encoding inhibin beta chain yields the protein MSGQSDLARASFWCDAGLTVNGHVLLDFHQNPDRPTHRLRVVSASLWLYVRSRGSSSAGNRTATLYVFRVAESNSSSAPLSGGMDLLAAVEVDASAASHGWRRVDLRAAVQHWFAPAAGHHGHDARKKLTLLVDCVGCGPAGIQVAQFERRQRRRPFLAVATEALVSRRRGRRFTITCGEGVTQCCKQSLYVSFEDLGWDDWIIAPKGYFANYCMGECAGRPRTPDMFRYFHAHVLEEYRLRNPYASVSPCCAPTKLSPMSLIYFDRDHNIIKSDLPKMIVDECGCT